One segment of Nostoc flagelliforme CCNUN1 DNA contains the following:
- the psb34 gene encoding photosystem II assembly protein Psb34, with protein MYTTVNEDGIINNYASEPKMYYAEYPAIWEQRKYVLQALFATLIVTTIVLVGFTVS; from the coding sequence ATGTATACCACAGTAAATGAAGACGGCATTATCAATAACTACGCATCTGAACCCAAGATGTACTACGCCGAGTACCCGGCAATTTGGGAACAACGTAAATATGTTTTACAGGCTCTTTTTGCGACTTTAATTGTCACAACTATAGTTTTAGTTGGTTTTACCGTTAGCTAA
- a CDS encoding Uma2 family endonuclease, which yields MTTQLGEAKSSTELVISWEALPADFQLEDEPVENTGQPLLAGALRESLEISGFIQPQMLIASNFGLCATINGQFVAKAPDWVYVPSVNQVLGERKSYTPNLDGDIPAIVMEFLSDIEGGEYSFKRTYPPGKWFFYEQILQVPIYVIFDPNGGLLEFYQLENSRYELKQPDENGRHWIDSMGLFLGTWQGTKEARTGYWLRWWDEAGNLLLWAVEQIEQERQRAEQERQQKERLIAYLQSQGIDPNNLK from the coding sequence ATGACAACCCAACTTGGTGAAGCTAAATCTTCAACAGAACTGGTAATATCTTGGGAAGCGTTGCCCGCAGATTTTCAGTTAGAGGATGAACCAGTGGAAAATACAGGTCAGCCACTATTAGCTGGTGCTTTGCGCGAAAGCCTTGAGATAAGTGGTTTCATTCAACCGCAGATGTTGATAGCCTCGAATTTTGGACTTTGTGCAACGATAAACGGGCAATTTGTTGCTAAAGCACCCGACTGGGTTTATGTACCATCGGTAAATCAAGTTTTAGGAGAACGCAAAAGCTATACACCCAATTTAGATGGAGATATTCCGGCAATTGTGATGGAATTTCTATCTGACATTGAGGGTGGAGAATACTCTTTTAAGCGAACCTATCCACCAGGAAAATGGTTTTTTTATGAGCAGATTCTTCAAGTGCCAATTTATGTAATTTTTGACCCAAATGGCGGTTTGTTAGAATTTTACCAACTCGAAAACAGCCGCTACGAGTTAAAGCAACCGGATGAAAATGGTCGTCATTGGATTGATTCAATGGGTTTATTTTTGGGAACTTGGCAAGGAACAAAGGAAGCTAGAACTGGTTACTGGTTGCGCTGGTGGGATGAGGCAGGTAATTTGTTGCTTTGGGCAGTGGAACAAATTGAACAGGAACGCCAGCGTGCCGAACAGGAACGTCAGCAAAAAGAACGGTTAATTGCCTATTTACAATCTCAAGGTATTGATCCAAATAATTTGAAATAG